tcaaacgaggcttgtggagagtattaagcggtaggcagcggcttggctctgcccctggcattgctgaagtccatgggcgacggtaaccactcaccatcaggtgggccgtatgctcgtctgcctacaagggcaataaaaaaaaaaaaaaaaaaaaaaaggtcagatTAAATGATGGCTACACTACTTTGATGGTATGCATCTAGGGGCCTCCCAATATCCAATACCACCCCAAAAAGTAAAGTTATTAAATGGTAAGAGAGGGTGATAGGGCAGTAATATTAGAAGCTAGTGTGTCAGCTTTAGACACCCAGGTACGTAAAACAGCCGCTGAGGCTAAAAAGTTCTCTAGTGGCGACCGTGTACCGGAAGACATGGCGTAGGTAGATCTCCCACAAGAATAGACGACCTGGTGAATCTTGCAGTAATCCGCTGAATGCAGGCAGTGTAGGACTGGTTGCTGTGGCGAGGTTAGGGGAAGGCCCATGTTCAAGAGTGGATGTCTGTGGTCTGCTACGTACATATTTTGATCTGGAAATACTGATAGCAAGCAAATATCTAAAATAAACTAGATTAAAAGCTTTTGCATTGTAAATTCATTTTTGAAGTCTTGTGGATTTTTAAATGTCCCTAACCCGTAGGTATTAATACGATCAACCGTCAAATTGTTAGTTAAAAAAAGGTGTCATTAAAGGTGTcattactatacttgagaccttagaacttgtatctcaaggtgggtggcgcatttacgttgtggatgtctatgggctccagtaaccacttaacaccaggtgggctgtgagctcgtccacccatgtaagcaataaaaaaaaaataaaaaaattgtggtgTCATTTACGAATGGCAATGGCAACAgtagaagtaatagtgttctgtgggcaacagcatggagttaataagtaaatagtaactctatgggcAACAGATTGCAGAGGCTACATACCTGAGCCCTGAGTCCTGAGTGCTTAAAATACTTTATATTGTCTATGGAGCTTACTTATTTAGTGACGATATCAGACAATATCAgtgttattttgaataaaacaagTGCTTCCAAAATGCCTTATTGGTATTATGACAAAAAGGATTTGTTGAATACGCCTTCCTTCCGTGATGGGATAAACAACGATGCTGAGAATCGTTACAGAAAGGAAGGAGCGAGATTCATAATCGACACAGGATCTAAAATGGACTTAGGTTATAATACTGTTGCCACAGGGGTTGTTTATTTTCATCGTTTTTACATGTTTCATTCGTTCAGGACGTTTCCGAGGTACATAACCGCTTGCTGCTGTTTGTTTCTGGCGGGAAAAGTCGAAGAGACACCAAAGAAATGCAAAGATATAATTAAAGTTGCCAAGTCTTTGTTGACGGAACTAAAGTTTGCTAGTTTCGGTGAAAATCCTAAAGAGGAAGTAATGACACTCGAAAGAATTTTGCTGCAGACAATCAAGTTTGACTTTCAGGTCGAACATCCCTATGGGTATCTGCTTAAGTATGCTAAATGTTTGAAGGGCGACAAGACAAAACTACAGAAGATGGTGCAAATGGCTTGGACATTTGTAAATGATAGGTAAGCGTATGATTACTATAGCTTAGAGCCATTTGACTATTATTAGAAGAGATATGATGCCTCTAAATTGAAACAATCCTTTGAATTCACATTTTCATGGGTTTTTTTACCACCTGACCTGCTCCTGcagtgataaatataaaatgaattaaattaaataagaagTTCAGTAATCGTACCTATAACACAGCGGATTGATTTTGTGTTCTAGCAGTATTCTCATATAAAGCACCCAAATAATCATATAATGCTTTCAATACGAATGATTCACATTTAATTATCTTACCATTTCTACACTTTTTAGTACACATATGGTAACATTCAAAAGcatttgataaattaataattaaattaattacaataaaatatgtaagataaagatttttttcaaaaaaaaaaaaaccaaatagtGACCAAGTAACCGTTGTTCACAATGTAATAgagtgtaatttgtttttaattataaaatataatattaagatttattttgtattaagatTTCTGTTGCGTTTTTTATTAGCCTCACACTACGCGAGCATTGCTTGAATAACATTTGTATTCAATCTATCGAAGTTTTATGACACCCATTTTCAGAGCTTCATAAAAAGCATCTTTGCCAGAATAATTTGTTCTTGTTCAACTAAAGTTAACTCCTCTCATAGATGTCCCGTAGGATTCAAATCTGGAGTTTGACTTGGCAACTCTAAAATGTTgtagttttgtatttaaaaaaaatattgatttcctTAGACTTGTGTTTGGGGTCATTATCTTGCTGAAATTGTCATATAGTTGGTGTGTGGTGTTTAGTGTATGTAAAATCCTTGGACCAAAAAAACCTGTATATTTTGAAAatctcaaaaaatattattttgttcttgCAGTTTATGTACAACACTCTGTCTGCAATGGGAGCCTGAAGTGATAGCTGTAGCTCTCATGTTTCTAGCTGGGAAACTCAGTAAATTCGAGGTGGCAGACTGGAATGGACGGCAACCTAAACACAAAGTGTGGTGGGACATGTTTGTTGAGGATATCACTACAGAGCTATTGGAGGATATATGTCATCAGGTATGTTGAGCTAAGGATTCAGTAAAATCTGAAAGTCAATTATGAACAGACATGTATTCAGTTTGAAagctaaaatatgtatttgagACCATGTGTGTTCATAAGTGTTCACAGTTGGTAGATAGCAGTATGTTTATAATGTCAATGGCACTGAAATAATTAAGCCGCCagtgtacatttatttaaaaaacacaacACATGTGGGTTTGAAAGACACACTAGTTAATCCAgtatgttttattatatattttttattgctttgatggctggacaagctcacagcctacctattTTTAGGAGGTTACCAGACCCCATAGATATGTATAACGTAAAtgacaccacccaccttgaggtatgagtgtatgagttctaaagtctcagtatagttacaacggttgccccactcttcaaaccgaaatgcattactgcttcatggcagaaatagacagggttgtGGTACTACCTGTGCAGGCTCGCAAgacgtcgtaccaccagtaattacccaaattattattttgcgggcttgatttctattacaagatattattctttcactgtggaaatcaatcgtaaatATTATTTCCAGGTATTAGATTTATATTCACCACAGACACAAGCGTCGGGGAACGATTCCCCTCCTTCTGTTCCTCAGCCTCCAAAAAACGAGAAGAAGCCACCCTCCGTTACACCGCCAGCTTCCGTATCACCTGTCGCCGTTACCGCAGCCACTAAGCCGGTGGTCACGCCCATTAAGAACGGAGGGGAAGTTAAAATTGAGCCCCCCAAAGTCGGTATCACCGAGCCTATTCGGTACACGTATCCGTTTACACCAATACCGCATTATCCTCCAGTGTATACGGCTCCGCCTCCTACAATCCCTCCTCCTCCCAGGCTCCCTTTGGTGCCTCCTCCCATGGTATACCCGGACCCACCCCCGGCACCGAACAGGTTCCCTCCCGTCAACGTCCCACCCCCGAACTATTTCACCCCCCTGCCAAACCGAGGACCTCCTCCAGGGCCACCCCCTCGGCCCTACTATCCGCCACCCTAGCACCTAAGTTATagatactataattttttactaaaatataataatatagacagtatttgtttttttttttgtgggacGAAGATGTGCATTTCATACgtgctttaaaattaaaatctcatAGAGGAACGCAAAGAATGGTTTAGTTTTTTTGTGATCATCGTAAATACTGACTACAAACATAAGTAAATCCTATTTTAAAAAAGGTGATCTCacagactcaacctgagagaatttgctaacactggccgttGCAAAGAgtagtgctttgctgaatctactaccggatcgtaattgcgacccactgagaagatcctgcgagaaattCTGCGGGTTATGTCtacgggttaggttgcacgtcgaactcttaaCAAATTGCGTAATATTCTTTCATACTGCGAACCATTTTACCGATTTTATAAATCATGGGCCATTTATCTTTTGCGCTTTGACTGCCTTATTTATCATGTAAAGTGTAGAGATTGTTATAAATTGAGAACACATGATTTAAACACCACTGAAGTTGATAATGCTGTTACTTTGATTGAAACTGGGCATATCTAACGCTGAGTTGTGAAGGGATATATCAGATGGTATGGCAGACCGGGTGTATACGATAGATATAATCAGAAATATAGGGTAAATCCCGGTTGTTTCGCAGAATAAATTCCATACTGCTATTTAAGATATGTATTTCCAATACTTTTTTAAAGTATAATCATCATTTAATATATAaacctatgaagttgccgttttacaGTACTGGCGATTTTAAACGTAATTTAGGTGCTAATAGTTTCTAAAttcaaatcatttttattaaaaaaatatgaaattctaatttcttttcattacatttgtataCTTTTCACAATatggacacgataaaaataTCAGATCAGGTCATGTCGGTTAGAGCCTGGTTTAGCATCCAGGCAAAGCACTAAATGAAGCAATACCCCTAAAATCATGTttactgtttggtggtctagtgCCAAACAATTCAGTTTTACAGCTTCTTACAGCATTACTCCGGATGCTTACTGTGAGGAACTGGATTCAATGATGGAGAAGCTCCCAAATCTCCAGCTGGCCTTGGTCAGTCGCACGACCCTAGACTTGATACATCACAACAGACGAACTCGAAGCTACTAGGGCTGGAAGTTTTGGATACCCGAAAGACAGTTTAAAATGCCCCCCCCCCCAACCACTGCGCTGACAGAAATACAAACTTTCTGTGTACTAAACGACAATTCGATAAACTCTTATTATGTAGGTTGGAAGTACGTATGTAGTAGTTTATctttataaaattcatttacaaacacatgagttctaaagtctcagtatagttacaacggctaccccaccacattcaaatcgaaacgcattgctgcttcacggcagaaataggcagggtggtggtacttacccgtgtggactcacaagaagtcctaccaccagtaaaaaaatacaaacgtcTGCAGGTAACCAAGAACCAGTCCCCAGAATCATTAGTTAAACTCTAAACAACTTTCGCATAACTTTAATTCCGAACACATTTCATAAACACAACAcgggtaaaaaaaatacatattatacacattccataaaaaaaatactaagaaatactgatataaattaataataattaaaaataacgtttTAGTACGAAGCTAATCTCATAcatcataatatataatttgactATAAACACTTGTGCGTAAATCGATTTATAATTAAGAGCTGCCGTTTTTTCGACTAGACAGTCACcgaaattcattttaataattatatctaATTTACGATACTTTATTAACAAGCATGCGTAGTTAATGTCTGTATAGAATTTCATTAAAGTTTATCAAAGACAACTGACGATAGGTACGCATTCGGTTATGCAAGATCTAATATTATATTGAATCAATATTAATGTTTGAACAATATTCAGTCGTgggtaaatgaattttatttattgcatatacgggacgagctcacagtccacctggtgttaagtggttaccggagcccatagacatctacaacgtaaatgccgccacccaccttgagatatgagttctaaggtctcaacatagttacaacgactgccccaccctttaaaccgaaacggattactgcttcacggcagaaataggcagggtggtggtatctacccgtgcggacacgaggtcctaccaccagtgaactgTAACAAGTGGCATCTTGTTTGCGCCCTGCACTTGTTGCTGTGGCCCAGTTACACTAAATAATCGGTCAAAGGCAACAGTTGTAACAGAACATTTACAAATAGGATGAACTTTTCTTTGACATACCGTCAGTCAACATACAAAAATTACTATATACAGATCAATGACCCCAAAATGTATCATCTATCTTGAGCTCTTGGAAGCATCGCTTAGTGTGTGGAGGAGCCGAATGCGTACAGTCGGTCGGTATGGGCGGGGAGCGGTTAGCACCCGTGAGCACTTGTGAGCACGTCACGCATTTTAGGAGCAGAGGGCCCGGTCCGCGCCTGCGACTGTCGAACTACGCGCGAAATAAACATTCAAATAACCTTATAGAAAAatgttttacaaatatttaagtagtaaaagtttgtataaaaatgcatttcagtttgataaAAATTCAAACGAATTCTTCTGACGTTCAGCTCTGACTCGCTTCACTTCAAATATTCATGTTGATTGAATTCATTAGTGACGACAGAATCGTAATAGCGATCTTAGtcgacttaaaacacttcaattCATGCACTACACACAGTTTATgtgaaacaattattttaaatcactaaataaaatatagaagcTAAATAAGAAATACGACGCATGACGTCACACGTGGCTAGTCGTTACGTAATGGAACATGatctatttattactattacttGGTTTTGGCTCCGTGAGCCATCGTGATCCTGCCTGTCGTACACGAAGAATTGTTATGCCTATACAATGAATTCAATCAACCATTTATAAACATCAAAACTcattaaaataacatataaatattGTAGTAGCCTAAACATTATAAATGTGtacttaaattgtatatttcGTATAAAAAATCTTATAAAAGGCACTCGATTCATCAGATCCCGAACGAATTTCAATAAGGCACATGATCTCACTtatgttttaacaaaataacTAAAACGATAAATAAACACGTGGATTATAATATACTATCTCAACGAAGTGAAACTTCGGCCATGAAACTGCCCactgtttataaataatataagcgTATTGCTACTAAGGGAACTAAGAGTGTgatatgtttataataaaaataaaatggccTAACGAAAAATACCAAACAGTAAAGTTGATTAATATATGAAATACCACAGCGACGACACAGAAGTTTCACTTCGGTTAATTATTAGGGTTAAGCATATTGTGGTTGACAGTTGAAATTAATGTAGaaaaattttcaaagatttaCAATACTTTATAGAATGTATGTAACAATATAGTAACACAATCTAATATATTGGTATCACGCATGTTGTTCCTTTACATCTGCTAGGATACTAATCATTCAACgagataaatacaaaataatttattttgaggTGACGAATATCAATGAAGTTAGTAAAAAGAAATTGTTACGAGGCTACATTTATACAGATACGAATCGTTACACAGCGCGCCGAGTCTCTTCAGTCTATCACTATGGTTCaccgtgcttagtgcgagttatttaacgttctcgatagcgtaaaagttatcacaaatttgtatggagcgtttgcctacgtttgccgctaggggcgctgttccaactgcatacaaattagttaactttaacgctatcgaaaacgttaaaaaactcacactgaTTATTGCACGAGTTGTTTAGCGCTATGATGTGACACAAGTGTTCGCCACGCAAACGTTAATTGAACAAAGAAATCTCATCATGAATCAGATAACCTAGGGGTTTTTAAGTTCTTGCAGTATCCGCATCCCTTATTTTCCTGATCCGTCACtactagtatattttatttacgatttgaattataaaatgcgccttaaatagaattaaaaattgAGTTAGGGacttattgtaaattattagcgactactatatacatacatcacTAGACAAATGGTGGTATTTCTTGACAAAAGAAAATTATGATGATTTTTTCAATTGAGCACTTAACGATGGCAGTTGTTTGAACAAACATCAGACACATTTT
This is a stretch of genomic DNA from Bombyx mori chromosome 23, ASM3026992v2. It encodes these proteins:
- the LOC101735483 gene encoding cyclin-K is translated as MELTYLVTISDNISVILNKTSASKMPYWYYDKKDLLNTPSFRDGINNDAENRYRKEGARFIIDTGSKMDLGYNTVATGVVYFHRFYMFHSFRTFPRYITACCCLFLAGKVEETPKKCKDIIKVAKSLLTELKFASFGENPKEEVMTLERILLQTIKFDFQVEHPYGYLLKYAKCLKGDKTKLQKMVQMAWTFVNDSLCTTLCLQWEPEVIAVALMFLAGKLSKFEVADWNGRQPKHKVWWDMFVEDITTELLEDICHQVLDLYSPQTQASGNDSPPSVPQPPKNEKKPPSVTPPASVSPVAVTAATKPVVTPIKNGGEVKIEPPKVGITEPIRYTYPFTPIPHYPPVYTAPPPTIPPPPRLPLVPPPMVYPDPPPAPNRFPPVNVPPPNYFTPLPNRGPPPGPPPRPYYPPP